A genome region from Carassius gibelio isolate Cgi1373 ecotype wild population from Czech Republic chromosome A23, carGib1.2-hapl.c, whole genome shotgun sequence includes the following:
- the LOC127944420 gene encoding solute carrier family 17 member 9-like: MAILQKHGKNSCPDLAGIKENPADNVGPAAAQKKWAESSQNWTRPVLRIWTLVLLLGSCLLYCARVAMPICAANMAERFSWSKRETGMVLGSFFWGYCFTQVLGGYVSDRVGGEKVMLLSAAAWGAMTAFTPILAHLCSQPIVSMTISRFLMGLLQGVHYPSLASLCSQKVVESERGFLMSTVGTGSYLGTLVIGGIGSLMLDLYGWESVFYISGLLSLLWAYCMWKYLLKGEGPIITLESLGSAGTQSKLTRRNWLRLFRQPAVCAVIITHLCCASTFFTLLSWLPTFFKDTFPDAKGWVFNVIPWLVAIPSSLFSGFLSDHLISQGFDTASVRKLMQFFSMGVSSVFTLFLCGTTTFPTAVAFVSATMGLTTFSHCGVSVNVQDLAPSCAGALFGVMNTCGAFTGVIMVYFSGYLIEATGSWASVFGLITVLNLLGLGTFLSFAEARRVDLDLMKGRYHNIHI, encoded by the exons ATGGCAATTCTACAAAAACATGGAAAGAACTCTTGTCCAGATTTGGCAGGTATTAAGGAGAACCCCGCAGATAATGTCGGACCAGCTGCAGCACAGAAGAAGTGGGCAGAGTCCAGTCAGAACTGGACCAG GCCAGTATTGAGGATATGGACACTGGTGCTGTTGCTGGGGTCATGCCTGCTGTACTGTGCCCGTGTGGCCATGCCTATCTGTGCAGCGAACATGGCCGAGCGCTTCAGCTGGTCCAAGAGAGAGACCGGCATGGTGCTGGGCAGCTTCTTCTGGGGCTACTGCTTCACTCAGGTGCTGGGAGGCTACGTCAGTGACCG GGTGGGAGGAGAAAAAGTGATGCTGTTGTCAGCGGCAGCATGGGGAGCAATGACCGCCTTCACGCCAATCTTAGCCCATCTCTGCTCCCAGCCCATCGTCTCCATGACCATCTCCCGCTTCCTCATGGGCCTGCTGCAGG GTGTTCACTACCCTTCTCTGGCCAGTCTGTGCTCTCAGAAGGTTGTGGAGAGTGAGAGGGGCTTCCTCATGAGCACCGTAGGAACCGGCTCATACCTGGG gactcTGGTGATCGGAGGCATAGGCTCTCTGATGCTGGACTTGTATGGCTGGGAGAGTGTGTTCTACATCTCTGGGCTTCTGTCTTTGTTGTGGGCGTACTGCATGTGGAAGTATCTGCTCAAAGGAGAAG GTCCCATCATCACACTGGAGTCTCTGGGCAGCGCTGGGACCCAGTCCAAACTGACCAGGAGAAACTGGCTGCGTCTCTTCAGACAGCCAGCTGTGTG CGCCGTCATTATTACACACTTGTGTTGTGCTAGCACCTTCTTCACATTGCTGTCATGGCTGCCAACGTTTTTCAAGGACACCTTCCCTGATGCCAAG GGTTGGGTGTTTAACGTGATCCCATGGCTTGTGGCCATCCCTTCTTCCCTGTTTAGTGGCTTTCTTTCAGACCATCTAATCAGTCAGG GTTTTGATACTGCATCAGTGAGAAAACTCATGCAG TTCTTCTCTATGGGCGTCTCCAGTGTGTTTACTCTGTTTCTGTGTGGGACCACCACCTTCCCCACAGCTGTGGCTTTCGTGTCCGCTACTATGGGCCTCACCACATTCAGCCACTG tGGGGTTTCAGTGAATGTTCAGGATCTGGCTCCATCCTGTGCAGGGGCTCTGTTTG gagTGATGAATACCTGTGGAGCATTTACAG gGGTCATCATGGTGTATTTCTCAGGGTATCTGATCGAGGCCACTGGTTCCTGGGCGTCTGTTTTTGGCCTCATCACGGTCCTGAACCTGCTGGGTTTAGGAACATTTTTAAGCTTCGCTGAAGCTCGCAGAGTGGACCTAGATCTAATGAAGGGGCGTTACCACAACATCCACATCTGA
- the LOC127944421 gene encoding glucose-induced degradation protein 8-B homolog, with product MMSYAEKPDDITREEWMEKLNNVHIQRADMNRLIMNYLVTEGFKEAAEKFRMESGIEPSVDLDSLDERIKIREMVLKGQIQEAIALINSLHPELLDTNRYLYFHLQQQHLIELIRLRETEAALEFAQTQLAEQGEESRECLTEMERTLALLAFDNPEESPFGDLLNMMQRQKVWSEVNQAVLDYENRESTPKLAKLLKLLLWAQNELDQKKVKYPKMTDLSKGTIEDPK from the exons ATGATGAGTTATGCTGAAAAGCCAGACGACATAACACGAGAGGAGTGGATGGAAAAGCTAAATAACGTTCACATTCAGCGGGCAGACATGAATCGGCTCATTATGAATTATCTGGTGACGG AGGGTTTTAAAGAGGCAGCTGAGAAGTTCAGGATGGAATCAGGTATTGAACCAAGTGTTGATTTGGACTCTCTGGATGAAAGGATAAAAATTAGGGAAATGGTGCTGAAGGGACAAATTCAAGAGGCCATTGCACTGATCAACAGTCTGCATCCTGAGCTGCTGGACACTAACCGATATCTGTACTTTCATCTTCAG CAACAACACCTGATAGAGTTGATTCGCCTGCGGGAAACTGAGGCTGCATTAGAGTTCGCACAGACACAGCTAGCTGAACAGGGAGAGGAAAGCCGAGAGTGTCTGACAGAGATGGAGCGCACCCTCGCACTCCTGGCGTTTGATAACCCAGAAGAGTCGCCCTTCGGTGACCTGCTTAACATGATGCAGAGACAGAAG GTGTGGAGCGAGGTAAACCAGGCGGTGCTGGACTATGAAAACAGGGAGTCGACACCGAAACTTGCCAAACTCCTCAAACTGCTACTTTGGGCTCAGAACGAGTTGGACCAGAAGAAAGTCAAGTACCCCAAAATGACAGATCTTAGCAAAGGCACCATCGAGGACCCCAAGTGA